The region GAGTAGGATTTATGAAAATGGGTAGGAGCTATGGGGCGGGGGGGATCTTGGAGTGGGAGTGGGGCTTGTGAACAGAGCAGTAATAGGTGAAAGGTCAAGGTCAGAGGTGGGTGAAATGGTCAGAGACACACATTGCCTGATAACCTACATCAGTATTTAGTAGAATCAAAATGCATCATCAATAACTACCCCCTAAGGCAAAAGGATGCCCAATCACTGAAACCCAGAGAATCATTCCATATCCCCTTAAAATGGAACAAGCCCCCTACCATGGACTTCCACCACAGCCCCTACCTGGCAGATGAAGCCGAAGGCTGGGACCAGGAGGGCCCTGTCCTGCGATGGTGGATGCCGTCATCCACAGCTCACAGGGACCCCAGGGAAGGTTGGGTAGGGTGATTTTCTGGGCGCTTCCACTCACTGAAGGACAAACCCAGAAAGGTTAGGGAGACAGTCAagtcccacctcagggcctttgcatgtacTTTCTCTCTGTCAGCAACACTCCCCCAGATATCTACACAGCTCCTTCCTTCAGGTCTTTGCACAAAGACTGCCTCCCTAAGCAGACCTTCCCTCACCCCATCACATATAAAATTTCATCTTCTCCACAACCCACCTTCCCTGCTTTATTCTCTACCCAGCACTGATCGCTATCTGACACATTGCTTAGGTTATTATTATATACTTTGTTTATGCCTGTATTTCCCCCATTAGAAAGTAAGCCCCACAAGGCCATATTCCCAGGACCTGGGTcagcctggcacatagaaagcaCTAAAAGATTATATAGATTTAATAAACCACATCCTTCACCTGCACAGAACCCAGTGGAGGGGGACCCCTTAGGCCCAGGTGGACATCTGGACCTTCCAGAGctacttttgttttacttttttttttttactgaattgcttttttgtttagcaactttttcatttattataggATTATAGGAGACATGAACAGGGATCAAGATATATTGCCAAAGAAAGATACCTAAGCTAAGTCATCAAATGAAAGCTGTAAAACATCACTGTCATAGATTCATGGGCCAAACTCTATCCTACAACATGGTActcttttaataataataataggtataatttttagcCAAAtgacatatgtgtgtatatatatatatacatcttacaatatagtgtatatatatatatatcttacaaatatatatatatttgtaagatACAGTCATGGAAAAGTAATTATACTAAGAAAGTGGGCTTTATCGATCAGGGACACCTGTGACATACTGATGTTTCGGGATGGAGTGACACCAGAGACTCTAGGGAACAAAGTAGGGGCATGGGGTGAACTGAAACAAGACTGGCGGAGGTGGGCACATGAGGATTTGTTATATTCTCCCTATTTTTGTATGTGCTTGAAATCTTCACAAAACCAATATGCACATAGAAAAACCTGGAAGCTCTGTTGTCCGTATCAGTGAAATGACGAAAATACTGATATTCTTGATGATATATGCCCGCTTTTGGAACAGGCACAGACAATTTTTATAATTAGGAAAGAAAAGGGTAATCAAGATGCTTTATAAAAAGGAatttgtggccctggctggtgtggctcagtggattgagcaccggcctttgaaccagagggttgccagtttgattcccagtcagggcacatgcctgggttgcagtgagaggcaaccacacattgttatttctctccctctctttctccctccctccccctctctctaaaaataaattaattaactattttaaaaaataaaaagaaatttgtgccCAGAGTAAAAATTTAGTCTATACTCAAAGAtatgaaaaagatataaaaatcaattgagcgcgggctgtgaaccaaagtgtcgcaggttcgattcccagtcagggtacatgcctgggttgcaggccatgacccccagcaaccacacattgatatttctctctctctctttctccctcccttccctctctaaaaaataaataaaatcttaaaaaaaaagatataaaaatcatatgTAATCCTACAATCCTGTTGACACTGATGGAAATTTATTTCTGCCTCTGCTTTGCTCAATGCTgggtttattttacaaaaaatggAACCATCTCACATAGTTTTGAATCCTTTTagctttttcacttaataaaattTGGCAGGCATCTTTCAATGCCAATAAATATAGATTGGAGTCTTCATTTTTAATGGCCAAATGACAGTTCATTACACTGAGAGCCACCAGGGTTATTGTCCACTAGGGAACTGATGACATCATGCATTCTCTCAGGGGCTGAGAGGGAACCAGATGGGCTCATCTGAGGACAAGGGATAAGGCAGACTGACAGGTAGGTCTtgtgggggctgggagcaggggacGGGAGGCCAAAAGCTCACCATTCATGCAGACAGAAGGCCTGGTCCCACTCTGTGCACACAAGGTGTAGTGGGTGAGAAGGCCCCGAAGTTGGTGCCTTGGGACCTCTCCCCACGCTATGGTGGGGGTCCCTGGGGGCGCATCCTGGAGTCGCCAAAGCACTGGGCCCACTAAAGGTGCTGCGGAGAAAGCCAGTGGGTCAAGGTCTGCCGCGGTTCCAGGACCCTCCATCTTCCAGCCCCATAGCTTACCTAGTTCCTCTCTGAAACTCCAGACTGAGGGAGCAGGATACAAGCCCCCAGGAGAGACCGCCGTCACTGTGATTCGGTAGGGAACCCCTCCTTCGAAATGCCctgggatgggggcggggtgggaacAAAGACCAGTTCAAGgtggctcctcctcccccacttgTTTCCTACGTAAAAGAAGCCTTCATTTTGGTTCCCAGATGGGCACGCTGAGATCAAGATCTGGGTACGAGTCATTTATCCAGAAAGCAATCCCAGAAAACACCCCAGGGGCCCGCGGGGAAACAAAACCgggaaagaaaagcagggaatAAACTGCGTTGGAGAGTAGATAAATTCCGTGTGCACAACGGAGGTTCACTCCCGCTAGTGACCTCTGGGAGGCAGCAGAGAGCACGAGACAGGGACCCATTCGGTTCCAGAAGGGAGCTGGGATATTTATAGACCAACCCTTATTTGTCATTCATTGGTCAGGGCTGCACCTGAAGCGGCTTAACTTCCTGCACTTCCAGCCTTCTACTTAGGCAGGCAAAATGCTTCAGGGACCAGGAACAGACCTCAGGCCAGAAAATGCTTGAGGCTGGGAGATAGTCAAACACAGAGCTAGGATGGGGGCCCTGATCCCACCCATCACAGTTAAGTGAGGTTCCTGCAGTCCCTCCTTCAAAACTACTGCTGCTGCATGGCCTTCCCCAACTGGGAATTTTCCAGAATTGAGGCTCCTCTTCTTTTGTCCATATACACTTACGGGCCTCGGGACTCCTTCCTACATTTCTCACTCAGCACCTTCTCATGCTCTCCCAAGTTCTTAACCTCAATGAAGGATTCCCCCCACCCAACGTCAAGCCCCCGCGGGGAACTCATTGCTGGGCCCAGGACCTGACATTTGAGTTTCTTAGACAACTCCACTTGGATAAGCCTCTCAGATGCAAACTTATCAAATGGGTCCACAAAATTCTGTTCCAAGACTCCCCAACCAGAACTTGcctgcttctctcccctcttAAGTCCTGCCTGGTGCATCCCTCATCTCCAGCCTGGACAAGCACAGTTCCTTCTCTCAGTTTCCACTATTCTCCATTCAACACAGTCTATTCCTcccccacagcagccagagggtgCCTGTGAGCACCTGAGTTAGGCCGCCTCCCTCCTCTGTTCAAATTCCTCTATGGCTCCCAtctcactcagaaaaaaaaaaaggcaaagtccTCCCTGTGGCCCATAAGGCCCTGCACACTCTGCCCCATTACCTGTCTGCCCTtacctcctcccactctccccctcACTCATTCCAGTCCTGTCATACTGGTCTCCTTACTGACTCTAACACATCAGACaccttcctgcctcagggcctttgcactgtcTGTTCCCTCTTGCCCCCTTTTTCACCTCCTTTAGGCCTTAGCTCAAATGCTACTTTCCCAGAGCGGCCTTTCCTaacctttctttctaaaatagcaactcttgccctggctggtgtggcttagtggattgagtgctggcctacaaaccaaagggtcactggtttgatacccagtcagggcacatgcctaggttgtgagccgggtccccagttgggggcatacaagaggcaactacacatcaatgtttctcctcctctttttctccctcccttcctctctctctaaaaataaataaataacatctttaaaaaaacaaagtagcagctctctctccctccccttacACTGATTTATTTTGCCCCAATTACACTATAGgtacttgtttttgtttcattggcTGCCTGCCCCATGAGAATGTTGGCTCATGAGGGCAGGGATGTTGCTGAGAGGGAGAGTGGAGTGATGGCTTAGGGTTTGGTTTCAGGAGCCTGACTGTGTcatttaaatcctagctctagccctggcagggtagcttggttagttagagcgtcatcctgataggccaaggttgcagattcaattcctggtcaaggcacatactagAATAAGTGAAACtaaaaactgatgtttctctctgtctctctcgctctctctctctctaaaatcaacaaataaaaatttaaaatacataaataaattctggtcCTACCACCAACTTGCTGTGAGCCCTCAGGTAAGTTATTTAACCACACTGGGCctttctcctcatctgtaaatcaaGCATGACAGTAACAGAAACCTATTGTATAAGGAAGTTTGAATGGTTTACTGCTTATGGTAAGTGCCAATAGCTATCACTGTGTACCAGTGtctagaacagagcctggcacatgaTGGGTGGTCAATGAATTAATGATACTTTAAGTATAACACTCTTTCCTGCATACCCACCCATTAGCCTGCTCTCCAACAGCTGGGATGGGAGCCCAGGTATACCGGGGCCTCACCTTGCAGCACAGCACTGAGGTTCCCAGGGGGAAGCCGGACCCAGCTGAGGTTCTCCAGGGGCTCTCCATCTTGAGCCCAGTCCACCACATGTTCCTTCGGCTCCCCAGACCCCTGTTGCCAAGTCACCAGCAGCTCTGTGCTTCCAGCAATGCTACTGACCACCACAccatgaggggcagagcctgaaTCTAGAGGATAGGAAAGAGAAGTCTCAGCTGCTCTCAGGAAGCCCCCTCCTGAGCACTTCCAGGGCACTGAGTAGAGGAAGTTCATAGCCTCTTACCCAAGCAGACCAAAGAAAGGTTGGTGAGAGGTTCCCAGCTTGTGGCATTGATGGCAGACACTGCAACCCACTCCGCCTGGGTTGGGATGGAGGAGCTACAGCAGGGAGTCTCCCTGGGGATCAGTTCCTGACCTTTAACCTGGAACCAGACTCTATAGCTCGCCTGCACACAGTGCCCTGGGGCCTGAGggatgaaggaaagaagggattAATATCTCCcatttatcagccctggctggtgtggctcagtggattgagtgccagcctgtggaccaaagtgtggccagttcagggcacatgcctgtgttgcaggccaggtcaccagtagagggaccacgagaggcaaccacacattaatgtttctctccctctctctctccctcccttcctttctctctaaaaataaataaataaaaatattttttaaaaagaagacatgggccctgttgttttgttctttgccATATTTACTGTGAGCTAGGGCCTAGCaatgcctggaacacagtaggtactcaacagATTTGGATCAATGAGGACTATCGTACCCTTGTCTGTCAACTCATAATGCCCTTCTGATACCAGCATCTGAACCCTTAGCACTCTGTGCTGTATTTTGTGGAGCTAAGTCTAGTCTTGCTTCCAAACCTTTGTACTTGCTGTCCCCACTTCCTAGAACACATGCATCCATCTTCCTGTTTCAGCTCAGAGCTCCCAGATGGTGAAGGCACGCTCTGGGCCAGCCCTGTGCCGGGACCTTTCTGAACATCCCCCTCCTTTAAGCCTTGAAGCAACCTCAAGAGGGCAGTACAGTAACTTCTGTCTTCTTTATGTCATCTTTTGTGTCATCATAATTACGGCTTTCTGGTCATGTGGCAGAGAAATATGACTGGTCCCCACAACTCACCTTCCACAGAAGCAGGGATTTCTGTCCACCTTGTGTCCCACAGAGGTTCCCTGATATCCACACATCTTTTGGAGCTGACAAAGGCACAAATGAAAGGGGCATCACTGGACAGACCTCCAGGAGAGGGGACGAAGGCATAGGGGTAAGCCAGGAGATCCTTACCAGAGGGCAGTGTCTGGAAGGACAGAACGGGGCTCCACTCGCCCCACAGatcctcctctttctccattcGGCAGCGTCCTGATACCTCGTAGCCAGTGGCTAGCTCTAGGTCCTGGATCTCAACAGGGGTCAGGGGTATGGACTTCAGTTCTCGTTCCAGCTAGGGAGAGACCAGAGAGAGCAATGAGCCCGAGAGCCGAGTTGACAGTATTTGCTCTCATATGTCATCAGGGTAGCCAACTACCCTGCTTTGCCTGGGACTGAGAGGATTCCCAAGACATTGGTCTTTCGGTTTTAAAAGTGGGCCCTATGTGCCAGTATGACAGTAAGTGGTGAATTATATTATTACCACCACTTTACAGGTTAGGAAAACTGCAGTCCAGGGAAAGGAAGTGACTTGCCTAGGTCATAGAACTGGTGAGTGCTAGAGCTAAGGTTTGTACCAAGGCAGTCAGATTCCAAGGCCTGCATCTCAGCACTGCTCCAAATTGAATGAATAATCACAGCGACAACTTTATGTTATGGTGTTCTGCATCAAAAGCTGTGGCTGAAAGAGTTGGTTATCCACAATATtcattctccccttcttcctttggAAATAGAACCTCTGAGTATCAGCTGGAAACATGCCTATGAAGAATAAAGACGACATTTCACAGCCTCCTTTACAGAGAGGTGAGACCATGCGACTAAGTCTGGACACTGAGATATGAACTGAAATGATATATGCAGCCTCTGGAGTGTGCTGCAATGGCAGGCCCCTAACTCCATCTGGGGTCCCACTACCCTGGGGTTGTCTTCCACCTTCCTTCATGAGAGTTTGGGAAAGTTGCTTAACTTCTATGATGTTCGGCTTCCCCATCTACAAACTAGAGATCTTAAAAGCGTCTGTTATGTATAGAGGTTGGGGGATTTATCAAGATAATCCCTGCTGATTGTTTAGCCTGGGACCTGATGCTCAGCAGGTCTCAGAAATGTCAgctgcttttattctttttgagtatTTAATGAGAACCAGACCCtgctcctcatctgtaaagtgctGTTAGTCTTATTTTAAGGTTAACATAAACTATTTGAGTACTTTTACTCATTcacaaaaatgtcataaaaagttTATTGTTTCTCAGAAATTCCAAGTGGAAATTGGCCTCCAGCCACAGCTCTTGGTTTTTGGGCTGTCCCTCTTCCCCTTAATGACCCACACCCAGACCCACAGGCAGGGACAACTCTGCAGCCCTAGCCTGCCTGAGTAGGTGCCAACGAAAAGATCTTCGTCCCTACTCCCCAAGACCAGAACCAGTCCAGGTCATTAAgaataaatccattttaaaacCAGAGTGGGGAATGGAAGGACAAAGCCAGCCCCATTTGCTATTGTGGCACTATTTGTCcagcaggcctatgaccttgttaaacatggcTGCCCTTTTACTCTTCTGAGGTTGTCCCCAGGAATGGAAATTACTGGAATAACAGAACTAATTGCTCTCTACAGCCACAGGCcgaagataacattggaacacACTGCAGCCTCGTGTTACAAACTACAGCTAAGGGCCACACAATAGCAACCCCCCCACACTATTTTAATCCAATTATTATCCAATAAAAGCTccaggcccccacccctcactgctggtacatctctccacaccatgtccctctcctttcttggagagtgaataaaaactttattttctaaaattaaagaaaaaattccaaGTGGAATGTGGATTGAGACTGCATGAAATTTatagattgggggggggggggcgtaatttttaatttaaaaaaatatatatatttgccctggctggcgtagctcagtggattgagcacgggctgcgaaccaaagtgtcgcaggttcgattcccagtcagggcacatgcctgggttgcaggccacagcccccagcaaccacacattgatgtttctctctctctctctctctctctcccttccctctctaaaaataaataaattaaatctttaaaatatatatatatatatttattgatgtcagagagagagagatgaagggagagaaatattgatgtaaaagaaatatcaattggttgcttcaactggggactgaatctgcagcttaggcatgtgccctgactgggaatcaaacctacaacccttcggtttacaggatgatgctccaaccaactgagacacaccagccagggcaaagaggtAATTCTTTAGTCGAAGAATGAATATGCATGTTCAGTTCTTTTGTGTGGAGGCAGACAGACTCCAAGGGCAGGTAAGAAATGCCCCTGGGCTTGGCCTCTCATCTAAGGATAATGCCCTgaacagggtggggggaaagCCCCTTTGACACTCACCAGTATCCAAGCCATCTGTTGGCATCTTCGGTAGTGGAACTGGCAGACCAGGACCTTATGTGGTGGCCATGAAGGCGGGGACCATTGGACAGTGGCCTCCAGGGGGTCGTCTTCTGAAAAATCCACATCAGGGTCCAGCTGGGGGGCTTCCGGCTTCACtgaggaggggaggccagggtACATTGAGTCAGGGCCTCCAGCACCGCCCCCCTCCAGGTAGCATCCTCCCTCCTGCCTGTTACTTTGTGTCTCCAGGTTCACGAAGACTGGGGACCAGAGAGGCCGGCCTGCCTTGGCCCCCCAGACAAGGAGCTCATCAGATGTGGTGAACTGTTCCCGTGGGATGGTCACCCAACTCTGCCCAGTCGGCACCGCCACAGTCCAGGTTCTGTTGGAATGACTGTGAGGAAAGACGTGGGAATTGAGGGGAGGTATACACAGGGCTGGGCCCAATCCACAATAACAACTGCtccacctgggttcaaatctcagctctgctgctTTAGAGCTGTGTGACCCGAAGAAGcaacttaacttctctgtgcctcagtttccttatctccaAAGAGGGCAATAAAAGTACCTGCTGACAGGGCTGAATAGAAGAGGGGAACCAATGTGATAATAAATGGGATGCATTTACAAGACCATTGGGTGCACAATATATGCTCTGTGAACACTGGTTAttgcatttattgagtacctactgtacATGCACATTTATGCCTATGCAActattcagtcaacaaatatatattgtgcAGGCCCGGTTGTAGAAGCTGAAATAGGACTATGACTGAAGGAGGCAAGAACACGTTCTCTGCTTCCCAATGGGGGAGGCAGATGAGAGACATCAGTGTATGACTGATGGTGGTGTGAGTGATATAAAGAATAgtcaagcagggtgaagaggaTGCAGTGTGATGATGAGTTGAGGAGTGACAGCACTATTTTAGGGAGGGTAGTCAGGAAAGATCTCTCAGATGAGGAGACATTTGAATAAAGGCCTGCAGGATGTGAGGGTAGAGCCATGCAGAACATTTTAGGAAGTACAAAGACCCCGGGGTCAACAGCCTGGTGTGTTgaggaagagcaaggaggagTCCTGGCCCAGTgtctcagttagttggagcatcgttccatacatcaaaaggttgagggttcgattctaggtcagggcatgtacctgggttgtgggtttgatcccctgtcagggcatgtatgggaagcaaccagttgatatatctctctctctcaaaatcaataaaaatatatccttgagtgaggattaaaaatagtaataatataataaaagcatattttttaaaaaaagagtgaggaGGAGGCCCATATGGCTGGAGCGGAGTGAGTGGGAGTGGaacagtgggggcagggaggtgacaAGCAGATTGGGCAGCTGCTGGTGGACCTCAGGGAGAACTGGCTTTTATCCTGACTGAGGTAGAAGCCCTGAAGATGGTGAGCAGCAGAGGAGCAA is a window of Phyllostomus discolor isolate MPI-MPIP mPhyDis1 chromosome 8, mPhyDis1.pri.v3, whole genome shotgun sequence DNA encoding:
- the IL27RA gene encoding interleukin-27 receptor subunit alpha isoform X6 encodes the protein MKPEAPQLDPDVDFSEDDPLEATVQWSPPSWPPHKVLVCQFHYRRCQQMAWILLERELKSIPLTPVEIQDLELATGYEVSGRCRMEKEEDLWGEWSPVLSFQTLPSAPKDVWISGNLCGTQGGQKSLLLWKAPGHCVQASYRVWFQVKGQELIPRETPCCSSSIPTQAEWVAVSAINATSWEPLTNLSLVCLDSGSAPHGVVVSSIAGSTELLVTWQQGSGEPKEHVVDWAQDGEPLENLSWVRLPPGNLSAVLQGHFEGGVPYRITVTAVSPGGLYPAPSVWSFREELAPLVGPVLWRLQDAPPGTPTIAWGEVPRHQLRGLLTHYTLCAQSGTRPSVCMNVSGSAQKITLPNLPWGPCELWMTASTIAGQGPPGPSLRLHLPDNTLKLKILPVVVLLWGLFLTCCGISLATSGRHGYLAIWILFPESYLPSRCLHLRHKVLPRWVWEKVPDPANSNSSKPHVEEIPQAQPPRDSPTLEVEEIEPLPVVEHPQASSRLDSGYEKHFLPTPEELGLLGPLPPGPNIWPEPGHERGTHLTTEDTEA
- the IL27RA gene encoding interleukin-27 receptor subunit alpha isoform X2 yields the protein MRRARAAPCGLLPKQKLALLPLLLLLFHRTSPHGSPRPLRCYGVGPLGDLNCSWESLGDLRAPSMLHLQSQKYHSNRTWTVAVPTGQSWVTIPREQFTTSDELLVWGAKAGRPLWSPVFVNLETQMKPEAPQLDPDVDFSEDDPLEATVQWSPPSWPPHKVLVCQFHYRRCQQMAWILLERELKSIPLTPVEIQDLELATGYEVSGRCRMEKEEDLWGEWSPVLSFQTLPSAPKDVWISGNLCGTQGGQKSLLLWKAPGHCVQASYRVWFQVKGQELIPRETPCCSSSIPTQAEWVAVSAINATSWEPLTNLSLVCLDSGSAPHGVVVSSIAGSTELLVTWQQGSGEPKEHVVDWAQDGEPLENLSWVRLPPGNLSAVLQGHFEGGVPYRITVTAVSPGGLYPAPSVWSFREELAPLVGPVLWRLQDAPPGTPTIAWGEVPRHQLRGLLTHYTLCAQSGTRPSVCMNVSGSAQKITLPNLPWGPCELWMTASTIAGQGPPGPSLRLHLPDNTLKLKILPVVVLLWGLFLTCCGISLATSGRHGYLAIWILFPESYLPSRCLHLRHKVLPRWVWEKVPDPANSNSSKPHVEEIPQAQPPRDSPTLEVEEIEPLPVVEHPQASSRLDSGYEKHFLPTPEELGLLGPLPPGPNIWPEPGHERGTHLTTEDTEA
- the IL27RA gene encoding interleukin-27 receptor subunit alpha isoform X1, yielding MRRARAAPCGLLPKQKLALLPLLLLLFHRTSPHGSPRPLRCYGVGPLGDLNCSWESLGDLRAPSMLHLQSQKYHSNRTWTVAVPTGQSWVTIPREQFTTSDELLVWGAKAGRPLWSPVFVNLETQSNRQEGGCYLEGGGAGGPDSMYPGLPSSVKPEAPQLDPDVDFSEDDPLEATVQWSPPSWPPHKVLVCQFHYRRCQQMAWILLERELKSIPLTPVEIQDLELATGYEVSGRCRMEKEEDLWGEWSPVLSFQTLPSAPKDVWISGNLCGTQGGQKSLLLWKAPGHCVQASYRVWFQVKGQELIPRETPCCSSSIPTQAEWVAVSAINATSWEPLTNLSLVCLDSGSAPHGVVVSSIAGSTELLVTWQQGSGEPKEHVVDWAQDGEPLENLSWVRLPPGNLSAVLQGHFEGGVPYRITVTAVSPGGLYPAPSVWSFREELAPLVGPVLWRLQDAPPGTPTIAWGEVPRHQLRGLLTHYTLCAQSGTRPSVCMNVSGSAQKITLPNLPWGPCELWMTASTIAGQGPPGPSLRLHLPDNTLKLKILPVVVLLWGLFLTCCGISLATSGRCLHLRHKVLPRWVWEKVPDPANSNSSKPHVEEIPQAQPPRDSPTLEVEEIEPLPVVEHPQASSRLDSGYEKHFLPTPEELGLLGPLPPGPNIWPEPGHERGTHLTTEDTEA
- the IL27RA gene encoding interleukin-27 receptor subunit alpha isoform X3, translating into MRRARAAPCGLLPKQKLALLPLLLLLFHRTSPHGSPRPLRCYGVGPLGDLNCSWESLGDLRAPSMLHLQSQKYHSNRTWTVAVPTGQSWVTIPREQFTTSDELLVWGAKAGRPLWSPVFVNLETQMKPEAPQLDPDVDFSEDDPLEATVQWSPPSWPPHKVLVCQFHYRRCQQMAWILLERELKSIPLTPVEIQDLELATGYEVSGRCRMEKEEDLWGEWSPVLSFQTLPSAPKDVWISGNLCGTQGGQKSLLLWKAPGHCVQASYRVWFQVKGQELIPRETPCCSSSIPTQAEWVAVSAINATSWEPLTNLSLVCLDSGSAPHGVVVSSIAGSTELLVTWQQGSGEPKEHVVDWAQDGEPLENLSWVRLPPGNLSAVLQGHFEGGVPYRITVTAVSPGGLYPAPSVWSFREELAPLVGPVLWRLQDAPPGTPTIAWGEVPRHQLRGLLTHYTLCAQSGTRPSVCMNVSGSAQKITLPNLPWGPCELWMTASTIAGQGPPGPSLRLHLPDNTLKLKILPVVVLLWGLFLTCCGISLATSGRCLHLRHKVLPRWVWEKVPDPANSNSSKPHVEEIPQAQPPRDSPTLEVEEIEPLPVVEHPQASSRLDSGYEKHFLPTPEELGLLGPLPPGPNIWPEPGHERGTHLTTEDTEA
- the IL27RA gene encoding interleukin-27 receptor subunit alpha isoform X8 — encoded protein: MRRARAAPCGLLPKQKLALLPLLLLLFHRTSPHGSPRPLRCYGVGPLGDLNCSWESLGDLRAPSMLHLQSQKYHSNRTWTVAVPTGQSWVTIPREQFTTSDELLVWGAKAGRPLWSPVFVNLETQMKPEAPQLDPDVDFSEDDPLEATVQWSPPSWPPHKVLVCQFHYRRCQQMAWILLERELKSIPLTPVEIQDLELATGYEVSGRCRMEKEEDLWGEWSPVLSFQTLPSAPKDVWISGNLCGTQGGQKSLLLWKAPGHCVQASYRVWFQVKGQELIPRETPCCSSSIPTQAEWVAVSAINATSWEPLTNLSLVCLDSGSAPHGVVVSSIAGSTELLVTWQQGSGEPKEHVVDWAQDGEPLENLSWVRLPPGNLSAVLQGHFEGGVPYRITVTAVSPGGLYPAPSVWSFREELAPLVGPVLWRLQDAPPGTPTIAWGEVPRHQLRGLLTHYTLCAQSGTRPSVCMNVSGSAQKITLPNLPWGPCELWMTASTIAGQGPPGPSLRLHLPGASTYGTRYCPVGSGRKSPILPTAIPASLM
- the IL27RA gene encoding interleukin-27 receptor subunit alpha isoform X7, translating into MRRARAAPCGLLPKQKLALLPLLLLLFHRTSPHGSPRPLRCYGVGPLGDLNCSWESLGDLRAPSMLHLQSQKYHSNRTWTVAVPTGQSWVTIPREQFTTSDELLVWGAKAGRPLWSPVFVNLETQMKPEAPQLDPDVDFSEDDPLEATVQWSPPSWPPHKVLVCQFHYRRCQQMAWILLERELKSIPLTPVEIQDLELATGYEVSGRCRMEKEEDLWGEWSPVLSFQTLPSAPKDVWISGNLCGTQGGQKSLLLWKAPGHCVQASYRVWFQVKGQELIPRETPCCSSSIPTQAEWVAVSAINATSWEPLTNLSLVCLDSGSAPHGVVVSSIAGSTELLVTWQQGSGEPKEHVVDWAQDGEPLENLSWVRLPPGNLSAVLQGHFEGGVPYRITVTAVSPGGLYPAPSVWSFREELAPLVGPVLWRLQDAPPGTPTIAWGEVPRHQLRGLLTHYTLCAQSGTRPSVCMNVSGSAQKITLPNLPWGPCELWMTASTIAGQGPPGPSLRLHLPGDTPGPAPQGLTHFGGGGDRATASCRASPGLLPA
- the IL27RA gene encoding interleukin-27 receptor subunit alpha isoform X5, which encodes MRRARAAPCGLLPKQKLALLPLLLLLFHRTSPHGSPRPLRCYGVGPLGDLNCSWESLGDLRAPSMLHLQSQKYHSNRTWTVAVPTGQSWVTIPREQFTTSDELLVWGAKAGRPLWSPVFVNLETQMKPEAPQLDPDVDFSEDDPLEATVQWSPPSWPPHKVLVCQFHYRRCQQMAWILLERELKSIPLTPVEIQDLELATGYEVSGRCRMEKEEDLWGEWSPVLSFQTLPSAPKDVWISGNLCGTQGGQKSLLLWKAPGHCVQASYRVWFQVKGQELIPRETPCCSSSIPTQAEWVAVSAINATSWEPLTNLSLVCLDSGSAPHGVVVSSIAGSTELLVTWQQGSGEPKEHVVDWAQDGEPLENLSWVRLPPGNLSAVLQGHFEGGVPYRITVTAVSPGGLYPAPSVWSFREELAPLVGPVLWRLQDAPPGTPTIAWGEVPRHQLRGLLTHYTLCAQSGTRPSVCMNVSGSAQKITLPNLPWGPCELWMTASTIAGQGPPGPSLRLHLPDNTLKLKILPVVVLLWGLFLTCCGISLATSGRCLHLRHKVLPRWVWEKVPDPANSNSSKPHVELPCLYRGCCLPGITFPLVPGSHSDST
- the IL27RA gene encoding interleukin-27 receptor subunit alpha isoform X4; translated protein: MRRARAAPCGLLPKQKLALLPLLLLLFHRTSPHGSPRPLRCYGVGPLGDLNCSWESLGDLRAPSMLHLQSQKYHSNRTWTVAVPTGQSWVTIPREQFTTSDELLVWGAKAGRPLWSPVFVNLETQMKPEAPQLDPDVDFSEDDPLEATVQWSPPSWPPHKVLVCQFHYRRCQQMAWILLERELKSIPLTPVEIQDLELATGYEVSGRCRMEKEEDLWGEWSPVLSFQTLPSAPKDVWISGNLCGTQGGQKSLLLWKAPGHCVQASYRVWFQVKGQELIPRETPCCSSSIPTQAEWVAVSAINATSWEPLTNLSLVCLDSGSAPHGVVVSSIAGSTELLVTWQQGSGEPKEHVVDWAQDGEPLENLSWVRLPPGNLSAVLQGHFEGGVPYRITVTAVSPGGLYPAPSVWSFREELAPLVGPVLWRLQDAPPGTPTIAWGEVPRHQLRGLLTHYTLCAQSGTRPSVCMNVSGSAQKITLPNLPWGPCELWMTASTIAGQGPPGPSLRLHLPDNTLKLKILPVVVLLWGLFLTCCGISLATSGRHGYLAIWILFPESYLPSRCLHLRHKVLPRWVWEKVPDPANSNSSKPHVELPCLYRGCCLPGITFPLVPGSHSDST